The nucleotide sequence AACGCGACGCCCGACGAGTTCAGCGAGGCCGTCGAGGAGGGCGACGACGTCCCCGCCCGCGTGTTGCAACAGACGCTCGCGCTGTTCACCGGCAAGAAGGTCGAGGCGCTCGTCTACAACGCTCAGACCGCCGGGCCCGAGACCGAGAAGCTGGAGGCCGCGGCGAAGGACGCCGGGATCCCGTCCGTGCCCGTCACCGAGACGATGCCCGCCGGGAAGACCTACCAGACCTGGATGGCCGGCACGCTCGCCGCGCTCCGGGCCGCACTGTCATGACACCGGCCATCGCGCTGCGCGGCGCGGGCCTCGCCTACGGCAGCCGCGTGCTCTGGCGCGGCCTGGACCTGGAGGTGCGGCCTGGCGAGTTCCTGGCCGTCCTCGGCGCCAACGGCACCGGGAAGAGCAGCCTCCTGCGCGTCCTGCTCGGCCTCCGGCGGCTGACCGAGGGGACGGTCGAGATCGCCGGCCGCGCCCCCCGGCGCGGCGGCGACCGCGTCGGGTACGTCCCGCAGCGCCTGGAGGTCTCGCCGCTCACCCCGCTGCGGGCGCGCGACTTCGTCCGGCTCGGCGTGGACGGCCACCGCTGGGGGTTCGGCCGCGCACGCGGCGCCGTCCGCGAGCGGGTCGAGGACGCGCTGCGCGCCGTCGGCGCCGAGCCCTACGCCGACGTCCCGCTGCGGCTGCTGTCGGGCGGCGAGCGGCAGCGGGTCCGGGTCGCGCAGGCACTGGCGTCCGATCCCCGGATCCTGCTGTGCGACGAGCCCCTGCTGTCCCTCGACCCCGGCAGCCAGGCCACCGTCGCCGGGCTCATCGACCAGCGCCGCCGCACCCGCGACACCGCCGTCGTGTTCGTCACCCACGAGATCGAGCCGATCCTCGGTCTCGCCGACCGCGTCCTGTACCTGGCGGGCGGACGGTTCCGGATCGGCGCGCCGGACGACGTCCTGACATCCCCCGTGCTGTCGGACCTCTACGGGACGCCCGTGCAGGTCGTCCGCGCCGGCGACCACGTCGCCGTCGTCGGCGCCCCGCCGGTCCGGGCGGAGGGGACGGCATGAGCGAGCCGGAGGCGCGCGCCGCGCGCTGGACTGAGGAGCGCCGGGAGCTTGCGACCAGAGCGACGAGGGAAGCGCGCGGCTTTGGCGCGCCGTAGGCGAACGGGAAACACAGCATGAGCGTCTGGCACGAGATCTTCTCTTTCGACCACTACGGGGAGCTGCTGTCGCTCGTCCGCAACTCGCTGGTCGCGGGCGCGGTGCTCGGGCTCGTCGGCGGGCTCGTCGGGACGTTCGTCCTCCTGCGGGACGTCACGTTCGCCGTCCACGGCGTCAGCGAGCTGTCGTTCGCCGGGGCCGCCGCCGCGCTGCTGTTCGGGTTCAACGTCGTCGTCGGCTCGCTGGCCGGGGCGCTCGCCGCCGCCGCGCTCATCGGCGTGCTCGGCGCGGGCGCCCGCGACCGCAACTCCTTCATCGGCGTGCTGATGCCGACCGGGCTCGGGCTCGGCGTGCTGTTCCTCGCGCTCTACAAGGGACGGTCGGTCAACAAGTTCGGCGTCCTCACCGGCCAGATCGTCGCGATCGACACGCCCCGGCTGTCCTGGCTCGTCGCGATCTCGGTGCTCGTCGTGCTGTGCCTGGCGGTCCTGTGGCGCCCGCTGACGTTCGCGAGCGTGGACCCGGACGTCGCCGCCGCGCGGGGCGTCCCGGCGGGCGCGCTGTCGCTGGCGTTCATGCTCGTCCTCGGCCTGGCGGTCGCCGCGTCGGTGCAGATCGTCGGCGCGCTGCTCGTGCTGGCGCTGCTCTGCACGCCCGCGGCGGCGGCGCTGCGGGTGACCGCGTCGCCCGTCCTCGCGCCGGTGCTCAGCGTCGTGTTCGCGACGGCCGCGATGCTCGGCGGGATCCTGCTGGCGCTCGGCGCGAGCATCCCGATCAGCCCCTACGTCACGACGCTGTCGTTCCTGATCTACGTGGCGTGCCGGGCCGTCGGGGCCGTCCGGACGCGCCGGGGCTGGACCGCGCGCCGGGTCCCCGCGTGACGGGCGGGGACCCGGCCCCGGCTCAGCAGTCGCGCAGCTCGGGCGACTGGTTGAGGATCTGCTCGCGCGCCGTCACGAACGCGTCGTGCGCCGGGGTGCCCGGCTGCGCGAACACCGCCAGCCGGTGACAGTTCTGGAATGCCAGCGCCACCCCGAAGTGGCGCTCGATCGAGGTGCGCATCGCGTCGCTGGCGAGCATGCGCAGGAGCTGGCCGCGGGCCTGCTCGTCCGGTGGCGGGGTGAGGTTGTCCGCGAACTCGCCGCCCTCGGTCCGGAGCCGGGCGATCAGCTCGGTGACGAGGTTCCAGGCATAGGGGAGCGACTCCCGGATGCAGGCGATGAACTCGGCGTCGTCGACGGGACCCCGCTGCGCCTTGGCGAGCAGGTCGGGGGAAACGTCCAGGGACAAGACGGAGACTCCTCGGATCGGCGAGACGTGCCGCGGAAGGACCGCTCCCCGACGCTAACCCGGCGGGCACCGGAGATCAATAGCAATGATTTTCATTACGCTGCGGGCGGGACGGCCGGGACGGAAGGGACGCGAGCGGGTACACCGCAGGCATGGCGACGGACCGAACGACCCCCGGCGGCCCCTTCCTCCCCGCGGACGGCGACCCCGTCCCGCCCGCGCTGCGCGGCTTCGCCCGCGCCCACGCGGCCCTGGTCGAACTGCGCGACGACCCGCCGCACCTCCTCGCCCGCGACCGCGCCCCCGCGCGCCGCGTCGGCCTGGTCTCCGGCGGCGGGTCCGGCCACGAGCCGCTGCACGCCGGGTTCCTCGGCCGCGGCATGCTCGACGCCGTCGCGCCCGG is from Actinomadura rubteroloni and encodes:
- a CDS encoding metal ABC transporter permease; this translates as MSVWHEIFSFDHYGELLSLVRNSLVAGAVLGLVGGLVGTFVLLRDVTFAVHGVSELSFAGAAAALLFGFNVVVGSLAGALAAAALIGVLGAGARDRNSFIGVLMPTGLGLGVLFLALYKGRSVNKFGVLTGQIVAIDTPRLSWLVAISVLVVLCLAVLWRPLTFASVDPDVAAARGVPAGALSLAFMLVLGLAVAASVQIVGALLVLALLCTPAAAALRVTASPVLAPVLSVVFATAAMLGGILLALGASIPISPYVTTLSFLIYVACRAVGAVRTRRGWTARRVPA
- a CDS encoding metal ABC transporter ATP-binding protein, producing the protein MTPAIALRGAGLAYGSRVLWRGLDLEVRPGEFLAVLGANGTGKSSLLRVLLGLRRLTEGTVEIAGRAPRRGGDRVGYVPQRLEVSPLTPLRARDFVRLGVDGHRWGFGRARGAVRERVEDALRAVGAEPYADVPLRLLSGGERQRVRVAQALASDPRILLCDEPLLSLDPGSQATVAGLIDQRRRTRDTAVVFVTHEIEPILGLADRVLYLAGGRFRIGAPDDVLTSPVLSDLYGTPVQVVRAGDHVAVVGAPPVRAEGTA
- a CDS encoding SCO5389 family protein yields the protein MSLDVSPDLLAKAQRGPVDDAEFIACIRESLPYAWNLVTELIARLRTEGGEFADNLTPPPDEQARGQLLRMLASDAMRTSIERHFGVALAFQNCHRLAVFAQPGTPAHDAFVTAREQILNQSPELRDC